In Silene latifolia isolate original U9 population chromosome 3, ASM4854445v1, whole genome shotgun sequence, a single window of DNA contains:
- the LOC141648814 gene encoding uncharacterized protein LOC141648814, whose translation MKKPNLTDDERHRIVCLLFESCKNNKPEHGKMNEVSAMFNVSRRCIHKIWTAAKNQRQGHVPINVRSKIKGKKGKERIPCPIQAIMALDVEKRTTLKRLGKAIGHAPSTCHRWVKEGLIKSHTNSIHPALSNDHKITRLHFVIGKLVFDRISRCVMFKDMSHIIHIDEKWFYMTNPKCRYYIGSNEALPYRSCKSKRYITKIMFLAAVSRPTYKENGEVLFDGKPGIWPFTYQEPAKRKSKNRAAGTIVTKPIESITKKVTKEALINLVIPAIKQKWPASASKDISIQQDNAKPHISGKDKEFKEAATSDGFNIILEQQPANSSDLNILDLGFFRSIQSLQDENPAKTVEELVNNVTQAYKDETFETLDNVWLSLQACMVEIMQKRGHNNYPLPHLAKAAQRRQGTLPRDLQVNEDLVKECIQFLITCGMICELDQLMLDLGIQAPF comes from the coding sequence atgaaaaaacCAAATTTGACAGACGATGAGAGGCATAGAATCGTGTGTCTTCTGTTTGAGAGCTGCAAAAACAATAAACCAGAACATGGTAAGATGAATGAAGTTTCTGCCATGTTCAATGTGTCAAGAAGATGTATTCACAAAATCTGGACAGCAGCTAAAAACCAGAGGCAGGGGCATGTGCCTATTAATGTGAGGAGTAAAATAAAAGGAAAGAAGGGAAAAGAAAGAATACCTTGTCCAATTCAGGCTATCATGGCACTTGATGTCGAAAAGAGAACAACACTGAAGAGACTAGGCAAGGCAATAGGACATGCCCCATCAACATGTCATAGATGGGTAAAAGAAGGTCTTATAAAGTCTCATACAAATTCAATACATCCAGCATTGAGTAATGACCATAAAATCACCAGGTTGCATTTTGTCATTGGTAAATTAGTGTTTGATAGGATATCGAGGTGTGTCATGTTCAAGGATATGAGCCATAtcattcatattgatgaaaagtGGTTTTATATGACCAATCCAAAGTGTCGATACTACATTGGCAGCAATGAAGCTCTTCCTTACAGAAGTTGTAAAAGCAAGAGGTACATCACAAAGATAATGTTCTTAGCTGCTGTTTCCAGGCCAACATACAAAGAGAATGGAGAAGTTTTGTTTGATGGGAAGCCGGGTATATGGCCCTTTACTTACCAAGAACCAGCAAAAAGAAAGAGCAAGAATAGGGCAGCTGGAACAATAGTAACAAAACCAATTGAATCTATCACAAAGAAGGTGACAAAAGAAGCTTTAATCAACTTAGTGATACCAGCCATTAAACAAAAATGGCCAGCATCTGCATCAAAGGATATAAGCATACAACAAGATAATGCCAAGCCTCATATAAGTGGGAAAGATAAAGAATTCAAAGAAGCAGCCACTTCAGATGGTTTCAACATCATTTTAGAACAACAACCAGCAAACTCTTCAGATTTAAACATATTGGATTTAGGTTTCTTTAGATCCATTCAATCTTTACAAGATGAAAATCCAGCTAAGACAGTTGAAGAATTAGTGAATAATGTGACTCAAGCATATAAAGATGAAACTTTTGAAACTTTAGATAATGTTTGGCTAAGCTTGCAAGCTTGTATGGTTGAAATAATGCAAAAAAGGGGGCACAATAACTACCCACTACCACACTTGGCAAAAGCTGCACAAAGGAGGCAAGGGACACTTCCAAGAGATTTGCAAGTAAATGAAGATTTAGTGAAGGAATGCATTCAATTCTTAATTACATGTGGTATGATTTGTGAATTGGATCAACTCATGTTAGACCTAGGTATCCAAGCCCCCTTTTGA